A stretch of Kazachstania africana CBS 2517 chromosome 7, complete genome DNA encodes these proteins:
- the CPA2 gene encoding carbamoyl-phosphate synthase (glutamine-hydrolyzing) CPA2 (similar to Saccharomyces cerevisiae CPA2 (YJR109C); ancestral locus Anc_7.494), whose protein sequence is MTAANPKNDIKTVLVIGSGGLSIGQAGEFDYSGSQAIKALKESSIKTILINPNIATNQTSHSLADKIYFLPIKINYLIDIIEKERPDGVLLTFGGQTALNAGIKLDEMGIFKKYNIKVLGTPIQTLITTEDRELFANALNEIDIPIAKSIACNNLEEAMDAIEVIKFPVIIRSAFALGGLGSGFANDMDEFKQLVSKALSLSPQVLVEKSMKGWKEVEYEVIRDNNNNCITVCNMENFDPLGVHTGDSIVVAPSQTLSDEEYHMLRINAIKIIRHLGVVGECNIQYALNPESLEYRVIEVNARLSRSSALASKATGYPLAYTAAKIALGFKLPDLPNPITKLTVANFEPSLDYIICKIPKWDLSKFQFVDNKIGSSMKSVGEVMAIGRNYEEAFQKALRQVDPSVLGFQGFKDDERDYGDDLDSLLSIPTDRRIFAIGEAMLHKNYTIEKIHDLTKIDNWFLYKLETISNMYHKLMEVKSLEQLNEVLLRNAKKIGFSDLQIAKSIDVASVSEWTIRTLRKSFNIVPYVKRIDTLAAEFPAQTNYLYTTYNASKNDVDFTSTNSDESVLVLGSGVYRIGSSVEFDWCAVNTVKELRNQGKKTVMINYNPETVSTDFDEVDRLYFDELSFERVMDIYEFENPLGCVVSVGGQLPQNIALPLFDAGCTILGTSPVDIDNAENRQKFSTILNSINVDQPAWMDATSTEDALNFAEKVNFPVLIRPSYVLSGAAMSVVRDKNELQKKLTLATNVSPDYPVVISKFIENSQEIDVDAVAYNGEVLVHAISEHVENAGIHSGDASLVLPPQHLTIEIKRELKTIADKVAKAWKITGPFNMQIIKENDNSLKVIECNIRASRSFPFVSKVLGVNFIQIAVQAFLGGDAVPKPVDLMLDREYDYVATKVPQFSFTRLSGADPYLGVEMASTGEVAAFGKDLLESYWTAIQSTQDFNIPLAPSGMLFGGDLSNDNLGKIAQLVEPLGYRLYVTNAAAQEYIQKYISNKGNVQIIELPRSDNRKLRKLFQDFDIKSVFNLTKTKAENVDEEDYIMRRSSIDFAIPLFNEPQTAYLLAKSLVANISKKIKSPDTEEYTIPSEVRTWDEFVGGKPI, encoded by the coding sequence ATGACAGCTGCTAACCCTAAAAACGACATCAAAACTGTCCTTGTCATAGGTTCCGGTGGTCTATCCATCGGTCAGGCTGGTGAATTCGATTACAGCGGTTCTCAAGCCATTAAAGCTCTGAAAGAATCATCCATAAAGACAATTTTGATCAACCCAAATATCGCTACAAATCAAACTTCTCATTCTTTAGCtgataaaatttatttcttaCCAATAAAGATTAACTATTTAATCGACATCATCGAGAAGGAAAGACCAGATGGTGTACTGCTCACTTTCGGTGGTCAAACTGCATTAAACGCGGGCATCaaattagatgaaatgGGTATCtttaagaaatataatattaaagTCTTAGGTACACCAATTCAAACTCTAATTACTACAGAAGATAGAGAACTCTTTGCAAACgctttgaatgaaattgatatccCAATTGCAAAATCAATTGCTTGTAATAATTTAGAAGAAGCAATGGACGCGATTGAGGTAATTAAATTTCCTGTCATCATTAGATCAGCTTTCGCTTTAGGTGGCTTGGGTTCTGGTTTTGCTAATGACATGGACGAATTCAAACAATTAGTATCAAAGGCATTATCTCTATCACCACAAGTTCTCGTGGAAAAGTCAATGAAGGGCTGGAAAGAAGTCGAATACGAGGTCATCAGagataataacaataattgTATCACAGTCTGtaatatggaaaatttcGACCCATTGGGTGTTCACACTGGTGATTCTATCGTCGTTGCACCATCACAAACTCTTAGTGACGAAGAGTATCACATGCTAAGAATTAACGCAATTAAAATTATCAGACATTTGGGTGTCGTCGGCGAATGTAATATACAATACGCTTTGAACCCAGAAAGTTTAGAATATAGGGTCATCGAAGTCAATGCGCGTCTGTCACGTTCATCTGCATTGGCATCAAAGGCTACCGGGTACCCATTAGCTTATACCGCTGCCAAGATTGCCCTAGGTTTCAAGTTACCAGATTTACCAAATCCTATCACTAAGCTGACCGTCGCAAACTTCGAACCTTCATTAGATTATATTATCTGTAAGATCCCCAAATGGGATTTATCCAAGTTCCAATTTGTTGATAACAAGATAGGTTCCTCCATGAAATCTGTCGGTGAAGTCATGGCAATTGGCAGAAATTACGAAGAAGCATTTCAAAAGGCATTAAGACAGGTGGACCCTTCGGTATTGGGCTTCCAGGGCtttaaagatgatgaaaggGATTATGGAGATGATCTAGATTCCTTATTAAGTATTCCAACTGATAGAAGAATATTCGCCATTGGTGAGGCCATGCTTCACAAAAATTATACAATCGAAAAAATTCATGACTTGACTAAGATAGATAATTGGTTCCTCTATAAATTGGAAACAATCTCTAATATGTACCATAAATTAATGGAAGTTAAAAGTTTAGAACAATTAAATGAAGTCCTTTTAAGGAACGCCAAGAAAATAGGGTTTTCAGATCTACAGATCGCCAAATCAATTGACGTCGCTAGTGTCAGTGAATGGACTATTAGAACTTTGAGaaaatcattcaatattgTACCATATgttaaaagaattgataCTTTAGCTGCCGAATTTCCTGCCCAAACAAATTATCTATACACAACATACAATGCATCCAAGAATGACGTAGATTTTACTTCAACTAATAGTGACGAAAGCGTCTTGGTCCTAGGTTCTGGCGTCTACCGTATTGGCTCTTCTGTGGAGTTTGATTGGTGTGCAGTTAATACTGTCAAGGAATTAAGAAACCAGGGTAAGAAAACTGTCATGATTAATTATAACCCTGAAACTGTTTCCACAGACTTCGATGAAGTTGACAGACTCTACTTCGATGAATTATCCTTTGAAAGAGTTATGGATATctatgaatttgaaaatccTCTAGGGTGTGTCGTTTCTGTGGGTGGTCAACTACCTCAAAATATTGCTCTACCCTTATTCGATGCCGGTTGTACAATCTTGGGAACCAGTCCAGTAGATATTGATAACGCAGAGAATAGACAGAAATTCTCTACTATATTAAATTCTATCAATGTTGATCAACCAGCTTGGATGGATGCCACCTCAACTGAAGATGCTTTAAATTTCGCTGAAAAGGTTAACTTCCCAGTCTTAATTCGTCCTTCCTATGTTCTATCAGGAGCTGCTATGAGTGTCGTCAGAGACAAAAATGAACTACAAAAAAAGCTTACCCTTGCCACCAATGTCTCTCCAGATTATCCAGTCgtgatttcaaaattcatcGAAAACtctcaagaaattgatgtCGATGCAGTTGCATACAATGGTGAAGTTCTTGTTCACGCAATTTCAGAACATGTTGAGAACGCGGGTATTCACTCTGGTGATGCTTCTTTAGTGTTACCTCCACAACATCTAaccattgaaattaaaaggGAATTGAAGACTATCGCGGATAAAGTTGCTAAAGCTTGGAAGATCACCGGACCTTTCAACATGCAAATAATCAAGGAAAATGACAACAGTTTAAAAGTCATTGAATGTAATATCAGAGCTTCCAGATCTTTCCCGtttgtttcaaaagttCTAGGTgttaattttattcaaatagcAGTTCAAGCATTTTTAGGCGGTGATGCAGTTCCAAAACCAGTTGATTTAATGCTCGACAGAGAATATGATTACGTTGCTACAAAGGTACCTCAATTTTCCTTCACCAGATTATCTGGTGCTGATCCTTACTTGGGTGTTGAAATGGCTTCAACTGGTGAAGTCGCTGCCTTTGGTAAGGACTTACTCGAAAGTTACTGGACTGCCATCCAAAGCACTCAAGATTTTAATATCCCATTAGCACCAAGCGGAATGCTTTTCGGGGGTGATCTCtcaaatgataatttaGGGAAGATTGCTCAATTGGTAGAACCGTTAGGCTACCGATTATATGTCACAAACGCTGCTGCTCAAGAATACATTCAAAAGtacatttcaaataaagGCAACGTTCAAATTATAGAGCTTCCAAGAAGTGATAATAGAAAATTACGTAAATTATTCCAAGATTTCGATATCAAATCAGTATTCAACTTAACCAAAACCAAGGCGGAAAACGTGGATGAGGAAGACTATATTATGAGACGAAGCTCTATTGACTTCGCCATTCCGTTATTTAACGAACCCCAAACTGCCTATCTACTTGCCAAGAGTCTCGTAGCCAACATTTCCAAGAAGATCAAAAGTCCTGATACGGAAGAATATACGATTCCAAGTGAAGTTCGCACTTGGGATGAGTTTGTTGGAGGTAAACCgatttaa
- the KAFR0G00790 gene encoding uncharacterized protein (similar to Saccharomyces cerevisiae MOH1 (YBL049W); ancestral locus Anc_7.492), translating to MGIRTSFYIDYPMFLSAAPCDNVSVSGDMYSLVHSNRIKAVIDRKIEYIDATNFRIFACRNCLTHLTSTNEIISRNYRCESGKAFLMNNITNIIEDLSNCELRSMITGEYLVCDIYCHFCRTTLGWKYLKADSKDQAFKEGKFIIDLKKITLTT from the coding sequence ATGGGCATTCGCACTTCATTCTACATTGATTATCCAATGTTTCTCTCCGCTGCACCATGTGATAACGTGTCGGTTTCCGGTGATATGTACTCTCTAGTTCATTCAAACAGAATTAAAGCTGTCATTGATAggaaaattgaatatatagatgcaacaaattttagaatattTGCTTGTAGGAATTGTCTGACACATCTAACATCGACaaatgaaatcatttcACGAAATTATAGATGTGAATCAGGTAAAGcatttttgatgaataaTATAACCAATATTATAGAAGATCTATCGAATTGTGAATTGAGATCAATGATCACTGGTGAATATCTCGTCTGCGATATATACTGTCATTTCTGTCGCACTACATTGGGttggaaatatttgaaagcAGATTCTAAAGATCAAGCTTTCAAAGAAggtaaatttattatagatttgaagaaaattactCTCACTACGTAA
- the PXP2 gene encoding Pxp2p (similar to Saccharomyces cerevisiae YJR111C; ancestral locus Anc_7.490) → MKSILNAQRLLQLSHFSPKLKGIWYLAAASVFSVANQPQEIPKLYHYALALGGEDAHKFKVTLAHNTTELLNNPDRQRIINEMYDNPTSRQLRISEKFRETLLKTAPLAGLPKAINGLQALKEVTPGTLLPHSKEIDPWNIAMGLERPCPMILRDEINSMEDQNKMTRRGVRHWNLIYNKVSGRVVNNLNSSYPDLWYFTMKHVYGPLLSFDKILNAQETSLIIIASLIPQDVNPQLRGHMKGALNIGCELETVEILRRFSILISEWCGIEWKEDVVKLLPKTRKLSK, encoded by the coding sequence ATGAAGAGTATATTAAATGCACAGAGGTTGCTGCAACTGTCGCATTTTAGTCCGAAGTTAAAAGGTATCTGGTATTTGGCGGCCGCTAGCGTATTTAGCGTAGCTAACCAACCTCAAGAGATACCGAAACTGTATCATTATGCTCTTGCGTTGGGTGGTGAAGATGCACATAAGTTTAAAGTGACACTGGCACATAATACTACGGAGTTGTTGAACAATCCTGACAGACAACGGATTATCAATGAGATGTACGATAATCCTACGTCGAGACAACTTCGGAtcagtgaaaaatttagagAGACTCTTTTGAAGACGGCGCCATTGGCAGGCCTTCCAAAGGCCATTAATGGGCTACAAGCGTTGAAAGAAGTGACACCAGGGACATTGTTGCCTCATAGTAAGGAAATTGATCCGTGGAACATTGCAATGGGATTGGAGAGGCCATGTCCGATGATTTTAAGAGATGAGATTAATAGTATGGAAGACCAAAATAAGATGACCAGGAGAGGGGTACGACATTGgaatttgatatataaCAAGGTTTCTGGACGTGTAGTgaacaatttgaattcatcatATCCTGATCTATGGTATTTCACGATGAAACACGTTTATGGTCCGTTACTCTCTTTTGACAAGATATTGAATGCTCAGGAGACAAGTCTTATAATAATAGCGTCATTGATCCCACAGGATGTGAATCCGCAATTACGTGGACATATGAAGGGGGCATTAAATATAGGATGTGAATTGGAGAcagttgaaattttacGTAGATTTTCTATCTTAATATCGGAATGGTGTGGTATTGAATGGAAGGAGGACGTTGTTAAATTATTACCTAAAACTAGAAAACTCAGTAAATAG
- the NNF1 gene encoding MIND complex subunit NNF1 (similar to Saccharomyces cerevisiae NNF1 (YJR112W); ancestral locus Anc_7.489) produces MTNTNSKGEGIRYIRLNQVFNKALSQSILKFQNQEKINSCFPKYSKTRLGKVHLMNCQKQVSEFWTELSHREFEEILKDRDVKNKLNELDALINFAKERLQEKEQYHQEDDNKQVSVTDLSAEQFINCSLYSQRVRASKDLDSRLETINELNRNLEQELKELEKELNTEIDDLENIKRTYLGHVANQPPDRELAQGLNDMLIELQENY; encoded by the coding sequence ATGACCAATACGAATAGTAAGGGTGAAGGAATAAGGTATATTAGATTGAATCAAGTGTTTAATAAAGCTTTGTCTCAAtctatcttgaaatttcaaaatcaagaaaagataaattcaTGTTTCCCCAAGTATTCGAAAACAAGGTTGGGTAAAGTACATCTAATGAACTGCCAGAAACAGGTTTCCGAATTCTGGACAGAATTGAGCCATAGAGAATTCGAAGAAATCTTAAAAGATCGTGATGTaaagaataaattaaatgaattggaTGCTCTGATAAACTTCGCGAAAGAAAGACTACAAGAAAAGGAACAATACCACCAGGAAGATGACAATAAACAAGTTTCAGTGACAGATTTGAGTGCGGAACAATTTATAAACTGTAGCTTATACTCTCAAAGAGTTCGTGCATCGAAGGATTTGGACAGCCGGTTAGAAACAATAAATGAGTTAAATAGAAATTTGGAACAAGAACTAAAGGAATTAGAGAAAGAATTAAACACGGAAATAGATGATTTAGAGAACATTAAAAGAACCTACCTGGGACATGTAGCCAACCAACCACCAGACAGAGAGCTGGCGCAGGGATTAAATGACATGTTGATCGAATTACAAGAGAATTATTAA
- the KAFR0G00820 gene encoding uncharacterized protein (similar to Saccharomyces cerevisiae EDE1 (YBL047C); ancestral locus Anc_7.488): protein MTDVILKEPLTTEEIATSKRCLEELDPENTGIVTSENAKRFVLTSGLSPDVLDLLWSLIDRQNRGFLTSMEFAALLRSIGNLEEAPFSPITTKLFEKPSANGFVQQKGPEKASILEEVAPNLPLLSSNDLSKFSQLFDRTTGNSKEFQGPQAKNIFLKSKLSNETLASIWFLCDRNQSGSLEKEEFIMAMHLIDLCLRKNELMTPVPKRLSKALWDSIDLNTLSRRNTLYARAVSSSPNPTPSRSLSASNTKSTTNSEGMKSDVAPPPTSSHSNGKSTELLDSKQQVTESLQSKPIFSPFDGESNDWRISMGRKQEFIKIFRILDKRNKGFLESTVLVPFFLKSKLDKNTLANIWELSSLRKQNSMNETEFSVAMFLIEKTKANVPLPKSLPDDIFRSLNDSKETALKNTNEMTRIEGQQVSSREIKDDGDRNIAEKLSHVELKEEPGVPEIDKLTLKKLDNLHKSLFQSRKLTEVVSSKITESIKRSTLLQRQLEDIEMKLNPLDSRLVFLKDEINKGGKNSTLEKEIDESTSLVDSLHRKLIIKEKELESDEQLKKETVEGLGNDIKNVDEKLQEYISKKRQLETYDKSINEKKIILERKFRELEEQKIELERLETEFNEKSDRLKLKNESLLRVEDTIREKEYLYAHRLTELESKLNKETSNDLMSPSSNTAYTP from the coding sequence ATGACTGATGTAATATTAAAAGAACCATTAACCACTGAAGAAATAGCCACATCTAAAAGGTGTCTCGAGGAGCTGGATCCCGAAAATACAGGGATCGTTACCTCGGAGAATGCTAAACGTTTTGTGCTTACGAGTGGATTGAGTCCCGACGTCTTGGACCTTCTGTGGTCGTTAATTGACCGTCAAAACAGAGGATTTCTTACCTCAATGGAATTTGCTGCTTTATTGAGATCCATTGGGAACCTAGAAGAAGCTCCATTTTCGCCAATAACTACAAaactatttgaaaaacCGTCAGCAAATGGTTTTGTACAACAAAAAGGGCCAGAAAAGGCTTCTATTTTAGAAGAAGTTGCCCCAAATTTGCCTTTACTTTCGTCTAACGAtctttctaaattttcCCAATTGTTCGATAGAACTACAGGTAACTCGAAGGAATTCCAAGGCCCTCAAGcgaaaaatatttttctgaaatcaaaattatcgaATGAGACATTAGCATCCATATGGTTTTTATGTGACAGAAACCAATCTGGTTCTTTGGAAAAGGAGGAGTTTATCATGGCGATGCATTTGATCGACCTATGtttgagaaaaaatgaattaatgACTCCAGTGCCAAAAAGACTATCTAAAGCTTTATGGGATTCCATTGATCTTAATACATtgtcaagaagaaatacGCTATATGCCAGAGCTgtttcatcatcaccaAATCCAACACCTTCTCGGAGCTTATCCGCTTCGAATACAAAGAGTACAACTAATTCCGAAGGGATGAAAAGTGATGTAGCGCCGCCACCAACTTCAAGTCACAGTAACGGAAAGTCTACTGAATTACTGGATTCAAAACAACAAGTTACAGAGAGCCTCCAAAGTAAACCAATATTCAGTCCATTTGATGGCGAATCGAATGATTGGCGTATATCTATGGGCAGAAAACAAGAGTtcataaaaatattcagaATTTTGGACAAACGGAATAAAGGTTTTTTGGAATCAACTGTCCTTGTcccatttttcttgaagtcTAAGCTAGACAAAAACACCTTAGCAAACATATGGGAGTTATCCAGTCTCAGAAAACAGAATTCCATGAATGAAACTGAATTTAGTGTTGCAATGTTTCTGATCGAGAAAACTAAGGCGAATGTACCTCTTCCAAAGTCCTTACCAGATGATATTTTCCGCTCTCTCAACGATTCCAAAGAAActgcattgaaaaatactaACGAGATGACAAGAATTGAAGGACAGCAAGTATCAAGCCGGGAAATTAAGGATGATGGAGATCGTAATATAGCAGAGAAATTGAGCCATGTAGAATTAAAAGAAGAGCCGGGAGTGCCTGAAATTGATAAGTTGACGTTAAAAAAACTGGACAATCTACACAAATCATTATTCCAGTCTCGAAAATTAACCGAAGTAGTATCATCGAAAATAACAGAATCAATTAAACGCAGTACCTTATTACAGCGACAAttggaagatattgaaatgaaattgaatccACTTGATTCCAGACTTgtctttttgaaagatgagATAAATAAAGGTGGTAAGAATAGCACTttagaaaaggaaattgatgaatcgACTTCACTTGTTGATTCGCTCCATagaaaattgataattaaGGAAAAGGAACTGGAAAGTGATGAacaattgaagaaagagacaGTTGAAGGCCTTGGaaatgatattaaaaatgtGGACGAGAAGCTACAAGAAtatatttccaaaaaaagACAATTAGAAACATATGACAAGTCAAtaaatgagaaaaaaatcattttaGAACGCAAGTTTAGGGAATTGGAAGAACAAAAGATCGAATTAGAAAGATTAGAGactgaattcaatgaaaaatctgatagattgaaattaaagaatgaATCTTTGCTGAGGGTTGAAGACACAATcagagaaaaagaatatttgtaTGCACACCGACTAACTGAATTGGAATCCAAGTTGAATAAAGAGACTTCTAATGATTTAATGAGTCCTTCCTCAAATACTGCATATACCccttga
- the RSM7 gene encoding mitochondrial 37S ribosomal protein uS7m (similar to Saccharomyces cerevisiae RSM7 (YJR113C); ancestral locus Anc_7.486) — MFRLLQLQVRLPAATMLCYATKLRVTSPIHLRYQSTISQKQDSSLKSMSDEEVDQWLRSIEELKEEFKLNGNSLESSLAPPGKGKVDLVKETEKLREDLMGFKPTEAQIEEFNSLRDKPIPLREDPILKHITNMIMRHGKKEKAEKILSRALYLVFIQTRKDPIDILKKALDDLGPLMITKTFNTGVAKAAVIPVPLTQRQRNRIAWKWIVEGANQRASSDFAVRLGEELVSVFEGIGSGFDKRDQLHKTAIAHRAYIKLK; from the coding sequence ATGTTTCGATTGTTACAACTGCAAGTGCGACTTCCAGCCGCAACGATGCTGTGTTATGCGACGAAACTGAGAGTTACGTCCCCCATCCATTTAAGGTATCAAAGTACGATTTCTCAGAAGCAGGATTCCAGTTTAAAATCTATgagtgatgaagaagtgGACCAGTGGCTCCGATCCATTGAAGAACTGAAAGAGGAATTCAAACTGAATGGAAATTCATTGGAAAGTTCATTGGCTCCTCCTGGTAAGGGGAAAGTGGACCTGGTGAAGGAGACAGAAAAATTACGAGAAGATTTAATGGGGTTCAAACCAACGGAGGCCCAAATAGAAGAATTCAACTCTCTTCGTGACAAACCTATCCCATTGAGAGAGGATCCCATTCTCAAGCATATTACAAACATGATTATGAGACATGgtaaaaaagagaaagctGAAAAGATCCTCTCAAGAGCATTGTACCTCGTGTTTATACAAACCCGTAAAGATCCAATagatatcttgaaaaaagCCCTAGATGATCTGGGCCCTTTGATGATCACTAAGACTTTTAATACTGGGGTAGCCAAAGCTGCTGTGATACCAGTACCACTGACCCAGAGACAAAGAAACAGAATCGCTTGGAAATGGATCGTGGAAGGTGCAAATCAAAGAGCTTCCAGTGATTTTGCAGTAAGATTGGGGGAAGAGTTAGTATCTGTTTTCGAAGGTATAGGCTCCGGGTTCGACAAGAGAGACCAGCTTCATAAGACTGCAATTGCTCACAGGGCCTACATTAAACTCAAATAA
- the KAFR0G00840 gene encoding uncharacterized protein, with product MNRFVNDNTLQRHFQLSHIVRGRLVWRSGDSLTKLIISLNLKNIGNILEGAEETMEEDGKRDLYFFQIGLIDESLNGYIDSEIMEHTEAKHDAQQMQQAANRRPVIKRNKYSLMYSNKKMRRNRRRRRRSLAQDPIWEEEEDNEYETCHNTTSNDLSSVPRDQPDLENLMYKVFYHKFELLTISDYDEEEDDSELRCSAASGVHYSVV from the coding sequence ATGAATCGTTTTGTGAACGATAATACTTTACAAAGACATTTCCAGTTGTCACACATAGTACGAGGACGACTGGTTTGGCGTTCTGGAGATAGCTTGACAAAACTGATAATAAGtttaaatttaaaaaatatagGGAATATTTTAGAAGGAGCAGAAGAAACCATGGAGGAAGACGGAAAGCGGGACctttatttcttccaaattgGTTTGATAGATGAATCATTGAATGGTTATATTGACAGTGAAATTATGGAACATACGGAAGCGAAGCATGATGCGCAACAGATGCAGCAAGCTGCAAATAGGCGCCCAGTAATTAAGAGGAATAAATACTCGTTAATGTACTCAAACAAGAAGATGAGACGAAATCGACGCAGACGCAGACGGTCACTCGCACAGGATCCCATCtgggaagaagaagaagataatgaatatGAAACGTGTCATAATACAACTAGCAATGATCTCAGCAGCGTTCCACGTGACCAGCCTGACTTGGAGAATCTAATGTACAAAGTGTTCTACCACAAGTTCGAGTTGCTCACAATAAGTGACTacgacgaagaagaagatgacaGTGAGCTACGATGCAGCGCTGCGTCAGGTGTACATTACTCGGTGGTTTAG
- the SOD1 gene encoding superoxide dismutase SOD1 (similar to Saccharomyces cerevisiae SOD1 (YJR104C); ancestral locus Anc_7.477), with the protein MRAVAILKGSEVSGVVWFEQKTENDPTTITYEISGNAPNALRGFHVHQLGDLTNGCVTAGPHFNPFAKTHGAPTAETRHVGDMGNVKTDANGVAKGSLTDSLIKLYGPTSVVGRSVVIHSGQDDLGKGGDEESLKTGNAGGRAACGVIGLAADK; encoded by the coding sequence ATGAGAGCTGTAGCAATTTTGAAAGGTTCAGAAGTTTCAGGTGTCGTCTGGTTCGAACAAAAGACTGAAAACGACCCAACTACCATCACTTACGAAATCAGTGGTAATGCTCCAAATGCTCTAAGGGGGTTCCACGTCCATCAATTGGGTGATTTAACTAACGGTTGTGTAACGGCTGGTCCTCATTTCAACCCATTCGCAAAGACTCACGGTGCTCCAACTGCTGAAACCAGACACGTTGGTGACATGGGTAACGTCAAAACCGACGCTAATGGTGTTGCCAAGGGTTCTTTAACTGACAGTTTGATCAAGTTATATGGTCCTACTTCTGTCGTTGGAAGAAGTGTCGTCATTCACTCTGGTCAAGATGATTTAGGTAAAGGTGGTGATGAAGAATCTCTAAAGACCGGTAATGCTGGCGGTAGAGCCGCATGTGGTGTCATTGGTCTTGCTGCTGACAAATAA
- the VPS25 gene encoding ESCRT-II subunit protein VPS25 (similar to Saccharomyces cerevisiae VPS25 (YJR102C); ancestral locus Anc_7.474) translates to MQLEYPPIYSFPPLYTRQPNKIIRTKQIESWITIILDLASKNKLWTISKDGTIENSLNIFQNNDIGRSVPPLFIVEIMKIMFTNGQLVSKSDKKSDFDSDLSNEFYILWKPIESWGSLILEWFETSNKMNQVVTLYELGEGDESIGWEFHEMPAPLLVKSLKNLVSRNRCTLIKDENDKYIAMKVI, encoded by the coding sequence ATGCAGTTGGAATATCCTCCGATATATTCATTCCCACCTTTGTATACTAGACAACCAAACAAGATAATCAGAACAAAGCAAATCGAGTCATGGATCACCATAATATTAGATCTAGCTTCGAAGAATAAACTTTGGACAATAAGTAAAGATGGTACTATAGAGAACAGTTTAAACATATTTCAGAATAACGACATAGGGAGGTCAGTTCCACCGCTTTTCATCGttgaaataatgaaaattatgTTCACAAATGGTCAATTAGTTTCGAAATCtgataaaaaatcagaTTTTGATAGTGATTTGTCTAATGAATTCTATATATTGTGGAAGCCAATAGAATCGTGGGGATCACTCATACTAGAATGGTTTGAAACTTCTAATAAGATGAATCAGGTCGTGACCTTATACGAATTAGGAGAAGGTGATGAATCCATTGGATGGGAATTTCATGAAATGCCAGCACCCTTACTTGTCaagtcattgaaaaatttagtgAGCAGAAATAGATGTACTTTgattaaagatgaaaatgataagtATATTGCCATGAAAgtcatttga